A single region of the Triticum dicoccoides isolate Atlit2015 ecotype Zavitan chromosome 2B, WEW_v2.0, whole genome shotgun sequence genome encodes:
- the LOC119361794 gene encoding chalcone synthase 2-like codes for MAATMTVEEVRKAQRAEGPATVLAIGTATPANCVYQADYPDYYFKITKSDHMADLKEKFKRMCDKSQIRKRYMHLTEEILQDNPNMCAYMAPSLDARQDIVVVEVPKLGKAAAQKAIKEWGQPRSKITHLVFCTTSGVDMPGADYQLTKMLGLRPSVKRLMMYQQGCFAGGTVLRLAKDLAENNRGARVLVVCSEITAVTFRGPHESHLDSLVGQALFGDGAAAVIIGADPDEYIERPLFQLVSASQTILPDSEGAIDGHLREVGLTFHLLKDVPGLISKNIERALEDAFKPLGINDWNSVFWIAHPGGPAILDMVEAKVNLNKERMRATRHVLSEYGNMSSACVLFIMDEMRKRSAEDGHTTTGEGMDWGVLFGFGPGLTVETVVLHSVPVTA; via the exons ATGGCGGCGACGATGACGGTGGAGGAGGTGAGGAAGGCGCAGCGGGCGGAGGGGCCGGCCACGGTGCTAGCGATCGGCACGGCGACGCCGGCAAACTGCGTGTACCAGGCCGACTACCCGGACTACTACTTCAAGATCACCAAGAGCGACCACATGGCCGACCTCAAGGAGAAGTTCAAGAGGATGT gtgacaaATCGCAGATCAGGAAGAGGTACATGCACCTAACAGAGGAGATCCTACAGGACAATCCCAACATGTGTGCCTACATGGCGCCGTCTCTGGACGCGCGCCAGGACATCGTCGTCGTGGAGGTTCCCAAGCTCGGGAAGGCGGCGGCACAGAAGGCAATCAAAGAGTGGGGCCAGCCTCGGTCTAAGATCACCCACCTTGTCTTCTGCACCACCTCAGGTGTGGACATGCCGGGCGCCGACTACCAGCTGACCAAGATGCTCGGCCTCCGTCCTTCCGTGAAGCGCCTCATGATGTATCAGCAGGGCTGCTTTGCCGGCGGCACGGTGCTTCGCCTAGCCAAAGACCTTGCTGAGAACAACCGTGGCGCACGTGTGCTGGTGGTCTGCTCCGAGATCACCGCGGTGACCTTCCGTGGCCCGCACGAGTCCCACCTCGACTCGCTGGTAGGTCAGGCGCTCTTCGGCGATGGTGCAGCCGCGGTGATCATCGGCGCGGACCCCGACGAGTACATCGAGCGCCCCCTGTTCCAGCTAGTGTCTGCGAGCCAGACGATTCTGCCGGACTCAGAGGGTGCCATCGACGGCCACCTCCGAGAGGTCGGCCTCACCTTCCACCTCCTCAAGGATGTGCCTGGGctcatctccaagaacatcgagcggGCCCTAGAGGACGCATTCAAGCCATTGGGCATCAATGACTGGAACTCCGTCTTCTGGATAGCGCATCCCGGTGGGCCAGCAATCCTTGACATGGTCGAGGCAAAGGTAAACCTGAACAAGGAACGGATGCGCGCCACCCGGCATGTCCTCTCCGAATATGGCAACATGTCAAGCGCCTGTGTACTCTTCATCATGGACGAAATGCGCAAACGCTCCGCCGAGGATGGCCACACCACAACTGGCGAGGGAATGGATTGGGGTGTTCTCTTCGGCTTTGGCCCTGGGCTCACTGTGGAGACAGTTGTCCTCCATAGCGTCCCAGTCACTGCCTAG